A window from Anastrepha ludens isolate Willacy chromosome Y, idAnaLude1.1, whole genome shotgun sequence encodes these proteins:
- the LOC128870601 gene encoding putative nuclease HARBI1, whose translation MSQSSVSRSIHRVTAAINSSMFCAKVRFPMTQVERQAAKEIFASATSPFVGGTIGAIDCTHVSILAPKRHEEAYVNHHGYHSLNVQMICDPTLKILNVNAKFPGARHDSYIWSSSAVRMVMQRNTFLGE comes from the exons ATGAGCCAGTCGTCCGTTAGCCGTAGCATTCATCGGGTAACAGCTGCAATCAACAGCTCCATGTTTTGCGCAAAGGTGAGATTTCCCATGACCCAAGTGGAGCGGCAAgcggcaaaagaaatttttgcttCAGCAACCTCCCCGTTTGTGGGAGGTACCATTGGAGCTATCGATTGCACGCACGTGTCAATTTTGGCCCCGAAACGTCATGAAGAAGCGTATGTCAACCACCACGGCTACCATTCGCTTAATGTCCAAATG ATATGTGATCctacacttaaaattttaaacgtaaATGCCAAATTTCCGGGAGCACGGCACGATTCATACATTTGGAGTTCCTCTGCGGTGCGAATGGTTATGCAACGGAATACCTTTTTAGGGGAATGA
- the LOC128870602 gene encoding uncharacterized protein LOC128870602, with translation MRDCKSGSCRTCQSKHHTLLHFNRSTASLTNSQADASSVATIRCSAMTASISASLNAPVSPSDAVLLATAVILVKNRAGIFVSCRALLDSGSQLHFVTTRFANQLQLFKTKASATVSGIGDANFPTEGYSLDLVLKSRISDFSTSITALVVKTITDNQPGCSVSTNEWNVPSNIPLADPGFNLPQRIDLLIGAGLFFDLLCVGQIRLGSGLPLLQKTRLGWMLSGGGQQTPNLSSFVVRQKSSSGLIPSTRLDYLVRRFWEIEHIFEPISKASQEDLNCEAHFQGNYFRLPSGEYSVGLPIKRSMDALGDSYLQARQRFQGLERKFARNPDLKAEYSKFIKEYLELNHMSLVSNEVVQQCKYFLPHHCVIKDDRSTTKLRVVFDGSATTTSGFSLNDLFMAGPTIQPKLFHILIRFRTFPIALTADICKMYRCVRVTPPDNMLQCILWRESPQEDFRIYKLDTVTYGTKPAAFLAIRAMHQLAADESATYPIGAEAVLRDFYVDDLITGGDSMAEVLNIKLQTTSLLTRGSFKLRKWCSNSPEILRDIPDVDKEKFLKFDDGSDITKALGLVWDPHKDKLLFSFVPQREFGKNSKRSALSTLARCYDPLGLMGPTLTKAKILLQRMWRDKLEWDESLPQSLDTAWSAFCTGFADMQYLSFPRYVFQPEAIREIHAFCDASLEVCVYTRSTKDNNIQVHLLCSKARVSPLKTVTIPKLELCAATLLAQLMDSSTVLSWLREEPSRFNVFVANRVSTIHQLTEGMQWHYVPTAMNPADILSKGATPRELLGSKLWMHGPPFLLEAEDNWPRMCSP, from the coding sequence ATGCGGGACTGCAAATCCGGATCGTGCCGCACCTGCCAGTCGAAACACCACACGCTCCTGCATTTTAACCGCTCAACTGCTTCGTTAACCAATAGTCAAGCCGATGCTTCATCGGTGGCCACAATTCGATGCAGTGCTATGACTGCATCGATATCTGCTTCGCTTAATGCCCCCGTGTCTCCTTCTGATGCTGTGCTCCTAGCTACTGCCGTCATTCTTGTAAAAAATCGTGCTGGAATCTTCGTGTCCTGTCGCGCTCTTTTAGATTCTGGTTCCCAGTTGCACTTCGTCACAACTCGCTTCGCAAATCAACTTCAGCtattcaaaacaaaagcttCTGCTACAGTCTCTGGAATTGGAGATGCCAACTTCCCAACGGAAGGTTACTCACTCGATCTCGTACTTAAGTCGCGGATTTCAGATTTTTCAACAAGCATCACTGCCCTTGTTGTGAAAACCATCACCGACAATCAGCCTGGCTGCTCCGTGAGCACCAACGAGTGGAATGTTCCATCGAATATACCACTAGCCGATCCTGGGTTCAACTTACCACAGCGTATTGATCTGCTCATCGGAGCAGGACTGTTCTTCGATCTACTTTGTGTGGGTCAGATACGCTTAGGATCTGGTTTACCACTACTTCAGAAAACTCGTCTCGGATGGATGCTATCTGGAGGTGGGCAACAAACTCCAAACCTGTCATCATTCGTCGTGAGGCAGAAATCCTCCAGTGGTCTCATTCCCAGCACTCGGCTGGACTATTTAGTACGTCGGTTTTGGGAGATCGAGCACATTTTCGAACCGATCTCTAAGGCCTCCCAAGAAGATCTTAACTGCGAAGCCCACTTCCAGGGAAATTATTTTCGATTGCCATCAGGTGAATACTCTGTTGGTCTGCCCATAAAACGCAGCATGGATGCCCTAGGAGACTCCTATTTACAAGCTCGTCAACGCTTTCAAGGTCTGGAACGAAAATTCGCCCGTAACCCTGATCTAAAGGCAGAATACAGTAAGTTTATTAAGGAATATCTGGAACTCAACCACATGTCGCTGGTTTCCAACGAGGTTGTACAACAATGCAAGTACTTCCTGCCACATCATTGCGTTATCAAGGATGACCGTAGTACAACAAAATTGAGGGTGGTTTTTGATGGATCTGCAACCACTACCTCAGGTTTTTCGTTAAATGACCTTTTCATGGCAGGcccaactattcaaccgaagcTTTTTCATATTCTCATTAGATTTCGTACTTTTCCTATAGCACTTACTGCAGACATCTGTAAGATGTATAGGTGTGTTCGCGTCACTCCACCGGACAACATGCTCCAATGTATTTTGTGGCGAGAATCTCCACAAGAAGACTTTCGCATCTATAAGCTCGACACGGTGACGTATGGAACTAAGCCTGCAGCGTTTCTAGCCATCCGAGCCATGCACCAACTCGCAGCAGACGAATCCGCGACTTATCCCATTGGAGCAGAAGCGGTACTTCGGGACTTCTATGTAGATGACCTGATAACTGGGGGCGATTCAATGGCAGAAGTACTCAACATTAAACTGCAAACAACTAGCCTTCTTACCCGAGGAAGCTTCAAGTTACGCAAATGGTGCTCTAATAGTCCTGAGATCCTTCGTGATATTCCTGACGTAGACAAGGAAAAGTTTCTTAAGTTTGACGATGGCAGTGACATCACCAAAGCACTGGGGCTTGTCTGGGACCCGCACAAGGACAAATTGCTATTTTCATTTGTACCACAAAGAGAATTCGGAAAAAACTCCAAACGCTCTGCTTTGTCTACACTAGCTCGATGTTACGATCCCCTTGGACTAATGGGGCCCACACTGACCAAGGCGAAGATTCTTCTGCAACGAATGTGGAGAGATAAGCTCGAGTGGGATGAGAGTCTGCCACAATCATTAGACACTGCTTGGTCTGCTTTTTGCACTGGATTTGCAGACATGCAGTATCTATCATTTCCTCGTTACGTTTTTCAGCCTGAAGCTATTAGAGAAATCCATGCATTTTGCGATGCAAGCCTTGAAGTGTGTGTTTACACGCGATCAACCAAGGACAACAACATACAAGTTCACCTATTATGTTCAAAGGCCCGTGTCTCTCCACTAAAGACCGTCACCATACCCAAACTGGAACTCTGTGCAGCAACATTGCTCGCACAGCTAATGGATTCCTCCACTGTCCTTTCGTGGCTGCGAGAAGAACCGTCAAGGTTTAACGTTTTTGTCGCCAATCGGGTTTCCACCATACATCAACTGACAGAGGGCATGCAATGGCACTACGTTCCTACAGCAATGAACCCGGCTGACATTTTATCGAAGGGAGCTACACCCCGGGAACTTCTAGGATCGAAACTTTGGATGCACGGCCCACCCTTTTTACTAGAAGCGGAGGACAACTGGCCACGCATGTGCTCACCATAA
- the LOC128870603 gene encoding uncharacterized protein LOC128870603 encodes MADLPKERIQTTRAFMITGVDYCGPFYYKSEIRNKSPQKCYLSVFICFSTKAIWIELVKDLSTDAFLGALKRFVATRGIPRCTWSDNATNFVGARNELNDLRNLVLNENHRSAVNNYCISNGFDWRFIPPRSPHFGGLWEAAVKTAKQHLYRSVGSSILGFDELRTLVCQITAIINSRPLVPLSENPEDLDVLTPGHFLIGGPPTAFPEPNLTSLNYNRLNQ; translated from the coding sequence ATGGCTGACTTACCTAAAGAGCGCATTCAGACTACACGCGCTTTTATGATAACTGGGGTAGATTATTGTGGCCCATTTTATTATAAGTCTGAAATTCGCAACAAATCTCCACAAAAATGTTACCTGAGTGTCTTCATCTGCTTTTCAACAAAGGCAATTTGGATAGAACTAGTAAAAGATCTTTCTACTGATGCCTTTTTAGGCGCTCTCAAACGCTTCGTCGCTACGCGCGGCATACCTAGATGCACCTGGTCAGACAACGCCACAAACTTTGTGGGCGCTAGAAACGAGTTAAACGACTTACGAAATTTAGTCCTCAATGAAAATCATCGTAGCGCAGTTAATAACTACTGCATTAGCAATGGATTTGATTGGCGCTTCATACCGCCTCGTTCGCCGCATTTTGGGGGCCTATGGGAGGCAGCGGTTAAAACAGCCAAGCAGCATCTATATCGTTCAGTTGGGTCCTCAATTCTTGGATTTGACGAATTGCGTACTTTGGTATGTCAAATAACAGCTATAATAAATTCGCGACCTCTTGTTCCACTTTCAGAGAATCCAGAAGATCTTGATGTGCTTACGCCAGGTCACTTTTTGATTGGTGGCCCACCAACCGCTTTTCCTGAACCTAATCTTACGTCACTGAATTATAACCGGCTCAATCAATGA